The following are encoded in a window of Brevibacillus sp. DP1.3A genomic DNA:
- a CDS encoding PepSY domain-containing protein: MKKVVMTMVGALIVGSLSVTAFAHSNQYYSVPQKNTSTVYLQIDDDVKHNWAKLVRITPEKALKKVRDAQSGIITEWKLDEEDGFLVYKAEIKNKHQEIDVYVDAMTGDVWQTVDRYDNDDHDDDNDDQWKNQPVKISVEQAKKIALAKVSGNIKSIKLDEDDNHYVYEVEVKTAKGQEVDLEISATTGAVLDVDWDD, encoded by the coding sequence ATGAAAAAAGTAGTCATGACCATGGTAGGAGCACTGATTGTAGGGAGCCTCAGCGTAACAGCGTTTGCACATAGCAACCAATATTACAGCGTACCGCAAAAGAACACTTCTACCGTGTACCTGCAAATCGACGATGATGTGAAACACAACTGGGCGAAGCTCGTGCGCATCACGCCTGAAAAAGCACTGAAAAAAGTTCGGGATGCACAGTCTGGTATCATTACCGAGTGGAAATTGGATGAAGAGGACGGTTTTCTCGTATACAAAGCAGAGATCAAAAACAAGCATCAAGAGATTGACGTGTACGTCGACGCGATGACTGGCGATGTGTGGCAAACAGTTGACCGTTATGACAACGATGATCATGACGACGACAACGACGATCAGTGGAAAAACCAACCAGTAAAAATCAGTGTAGAGCAAGCAAAAAAAATCGCTTTGGCTAAAGTGAGCGGCAACATCAAATCCATTAAGTTGGATGAAGACGATAACCACTATGTGTATGAAGTGGAAGTGAAAACGGCTAAAGGACAGGAAGTAGATTTGGAGATTTCCGCTACGACAGGCGCTGTACTGGATGTAGACTGGGACGATTAA
- a CDS encoding metallophosphoesterase, whose protein sequence is MRVAALYDIHGNVPALHATLAELEVVKPDLIVIGGDIISGPMPVQTLEILFELDTPVQFIRGNGDREVVLTFDGEAQALEMSDSVREITSWVAEQLSRSHRDYLSQLPVTYTLTREDYEDVLFCHAIPTNDEDIFTPLTSDAIIATYFEGTQQRTVICGHTHVQFERRLGDQRILNAGSVGMPFADKPGAYWLLLDGDRYEHRFTPYDVEAAAKQIASTNYPQAQQFAEENVRKIPTAQEAMEFMEAIAQKNRPSTY, encoded by the coding sequence ATGAGAGTGGCAGCTTTGTATGACATTCACGGGAATGTACCTGCCCTGCATGCAACATTAGCAGAACTCGAAGTTGTGAAGCCTGATCTTATTGTCATCGGGGGTGATATTATCTCAGGCCCGATGCCCGTCCAAACACTTGAAATACTCTTCGAACTGGATACACCGGTGCAATTCATCCGTGGTAATGGTGATCGTGAAGTCGTCCTCACTTTTGACGGTGAGGCTCAGGCCTTGGAAATGTCCGATTCTGTTCGAGAAATCACGTCATGGGTTGCGGAGCAATTGAGCCGCTCTCATCGTGACTATCTGTCGCAACTCCCTGTTACCTACACGTTAACACGAGAGGATTATGAGGACGTACTATTCTGCCACGCCATTCCCACCAATGATGAAGATATTTTCACTCCCCTTACATCGGATGCCATCATTGCCACTTACTTCGAGGGGACACAGCAACGAACGGTCATCTGTGGTCATACACATGTCCAATTCGAACGTCGACTTGGCGATCAGCGTATCCTCAATGCTGGAAGTGTGGGCATGCCGTTTGCCGACAAACCAGGTGCATACTGGTTACTACTTGATGGTGACCGCTATGAACATCGCTTTACACCCTATGACGTAGAGGCAGCTGCAAAACAAATCGCTTCCACGAACTATCCGCAAGCTCAGCAATTTGCCGAAGAGAATGTCCGAAAAATACCTACGGCTCAAGAAGCGATGGAATTTATGGAGGCCATCGCACAAAAAAACCGACCCTCTACTTATTAA
- a CDS encoding manganese-dependent inorganic pyrophosphatase, producing MEKKLIFGHKNPDTDSICSALVYADLKTKLGANVEPVRLGVISSETAFVLNYFQVKEPRLVETVANEVNEVILVDHNERQQSANDIEQVQVVEVIDHHRIANFETSNPLYFRAEPVGCTTTILKKMYKENGVDIPKEMAGLMLSAIISDTLLLKSPTCTEQDVAAAHELAEIAGADLEAYGLDMLKAGADLSDKTIAQLLTLDAKEFQMGNAKVEIAQVNAVDVNDVLARQGELEAAMNANIAEKGLDLFVFVVTDILNNDSVAIALGSATQAVEKAYQVTLVDNKAVLKGVVSRKKQIVPVLTDTFQAL from the coding sequence ATGGAAAAAAAATTAATCTTCGGTCATAAAAATCCAGACACAGATTCCATTTGTTCAGCACTTGTGTACGCTGACTTGAAAACAAAACTGGGCGCGAATGTAGAGCCTGTTCGCCTGGGTGTAATCAGCAGCGAAACAGCCTTTGTGTTGAATTACTTCCAAGTAAAAGAGCCGCGCCTCGTAGAAACAGTGGCGAATGAAGTAAATGAAGTCATTCTTGTAGACCATAACGAGCGCCAGCAAAGCGCGAATGACATTGAGCAAGTGCAAGTGGTAGAAGTGATCGACCATCACCGTATTGCGAACTTTGAGACGAGCAATCCTCTCTACTTCCGTGCTGAGCCGGTTGGATGCACCACAACCATTTTGAAGAAAATGTACAAAGAAAACGGCGTAGACATTCCAAAAGAAATGGCGGGCTTGATGCTTTCTGCTATCATTTCGGATACGTTGCTGTTGAAATCTCCAACTTGCACGGAGCAAGATGTAGCTGCTGCTCATGAGTTGGCTGAAATCGCGGGTGCCGATCTGGAAGCATACGGTCTGGACATGCTCAAAGCGGGGGCAGACCTGAGCGACAAAACAATCGCACAACTGCTCACACTGGATGCAAAAGAGTTCCAAATGGGCAATGCGAAAGTAGAAATCGCGCAAGTAAATGCAGTGGACGTTAATGATGTACTTGCACGCCAAGGCGAACTGGAAGCGGCTATGAATGCAAACATTGCTGAAAAAGGTTTGGACTTGTTCGTATTTGTTGTAACGGATATCTTGAACAACGATTCTGTTGCGATCGCACTCGGCAGCGCAACACAAGCAGTAGAAAAAGCGTACCAAGTAACATTGGTTGACAACAAAGCTGTTCTGAAGGGCGTTGTCTCCCGTAAAAAGCAAATCGTACCGGTATTGACTGATACGTTCCAAGCTCTGTAA
- a CDS encoding transposase produces MPEARRINKRYTDEFKAEAVRLYLEDGWSPYRIAAQLGVRSKTQVQDWIKKHQQREQGELKEGQRGKTAWRKGRPKTKFSSIEEELAYIKAENDYLKKRYPNLHGE; encoded by the coding sequence GTGCCTGAAGCAAGACGTATCAATAAAAGGTATACGGATGAATTTAAAGCTGAAGCAGTAAGACTGTACCTAGAGGACGGATGGAGTCCGTATCGGATTGCAGCACAGTTAGGGGTACGTAGCAAAACTCAAGTACAGGACTGGATAAAGAAGCATCAACAGAGAGAACAAGGAGAGTTGAAAGAGGGCCAACGAGGAAAGACAGCTTGGCGAAAAGGAAGACCAAAAACCAAATTTTCGAGCATCGAAGAAGAATTGGCTTACATCAAAGCGGAGAACGATTATCTAAAAAAGCGGTATCCAAATCTACACGGGGAGTGA
- a CDS encoding IS3 family transposase, which translates to MAKRKTKNQIFEHRRRIGLHQSGERLSKKAVSKSTRGVTLKAARFSIIDELRSIHPLSWLLELAQVSRAGYYKWRISRANSQKRIESEQHVKEHMMAIHRLHPYYGYLRMTTALRKEGMYVNHKRVYRLMKELNIRSVIRKKRRFFGKQSSVVQPNRLERDFHTDTPKTKLVTDITYLLVGEKYYYLSAVQDLFNNEIVAWQISHRNDLALVMQTLEQLPLNKLKGTILHSDQGFQYTAKVYNQKLEQYGLLGSHSRRGNCLDNACIESFFSHLKTEKIYLYPPTSQEELLQAIAEYIFYYNHDRFQKKFSDRSPIEYRKAVAA; encoded by the coding sequence TTGGCGAAAAGGAAGACCAAAAACCAAATTTTCGAGCATCGAAGAAGAATTGGCTTACATCAAAGCGGAGAACGATTATCTAAAAAAGCGGTATCCAAATCTACACGGGGAGTGACTTTGAAAGCAGCACGTTTTTCCATCATAGATGAGCTTCGCTCCATTCATCCACTTTCTTGGCTGCTAGAACTGGCACAGGTATCCCGTGCGGGATACTATAAGTGGCGTATATCTCGGGCGAATTCGCAAAAACGCATCGAGTCAGAACAACACGTGAAAGAACATATGATGGCCATCCATCGTCTGCATCCTTATTATGGTTATTTGCGTATGACAACTGCTCTTCGTAAAGAAGGCATGTATGTAAACCATAAACGGGTTTACCGATTGATGAAAGAACTAAACATTCGCTCAGTGATCCGTAAAAAAAGGCGGTTCTTTGGCAAGCAGTCATCGGTTGTCCAGCCAAATCGTTTAGAACGTGATTTCCATACCGATACCCCTAAAACAAAGTTAGTAACAGACATTACTTATCTGTTAGTAGGCGAGAAATATTATTATCTTTCTGCTGTTCAGGATTTGTTTAACAATGAGATTGTAGCCTGGCAGATCTCACACCGAAATGACCTGGCGTTGGTTATGCAAACTCTAGAACAGCTTCCCTTAAATAAGCTTAAAGGAACTATTCTGCACTCCGATCAGGGCTTCCAATACACCGCAAAAGTATACAATCAGAAACTGGAGCAGTATGGTCTGCTAGGCAGCCATTCTAGAAGAGGAAACTGCTTAGATAATGCTTGTATCGAATCGTTCTTTTCCCATCTAAAAACGGAAAAAATCTATCTGTACCCACCAACAAGCCAAGAAGAACTTCTGCAAGCTATCGCTGAGTACATTTTCTATTACAACCATGATCGTTTCCAAAAAAAATTTAGCGACCGCTCTCCGATTGAATACCGGAAAGCAGTCGCTGCATAA